In bacterium HR17, the following are encoded in one genomic region:
- the prs gene encoding Ribose-phosphate pyrophosphokinase, protein MSDELKLFSGNANPALAQAVAHALGVPLGDILVSRFSDGEVRVQIRENVRGSDVFIVQPTCPPVNENLMELLVMIDAFKRASAARVVAVIPYYGYARQDRKVRPREPISAKLVANLLTVAGADRIFSIDLHAGQIQGFFDIPVDNLPAGPLLAQYLRAKGLFADDVVVVSPDVGGVERATLFAHMLQAGLAIFAKHRPDANKSEMVAIIGEVRGKRAILVDDIVDTAGTITQAAQALMQEGAEEVYACCTHPVLSGPAIERLRRSPIKELVVTDTIPLPPDKRLSQITVLSVAPLLAQAIRNIHENRSVSALIRELTV, encoded by the coding sequence ATGTCGGACGAGTTGAAACTGTTTTCCGGTAACGCGAACCCTGCATTAGCACAAGCCGTCGCCCACGCGCTGGGAGTGCCTTTAGGCGACATCCTCGTCAGTCGGTTCAGCGACGGCGAGGTGCGGGTGCAAATCCGCGAAAATGTACGGGGGTCCGATGTCTTCATCGTTCAGCCGACATGCCCGCCGGTCAACGAAAACTTGATGGAACTGCTCGTCATGATTGACGCCTTTAAGCGGGCGTCAGCGGCGCGCGTGGTCGCTGTGATACCTTATTACGGCTATGCCCGCCAAGACCGTAAGGTACGCCCGCGAGAACCAATTTCCGCTAAACTGGTCGCCAATCTGCTGACTGTTGCCGGTGCAGACCGCATCTTCTCCATTGACTTGCATGCCGGTCAAATTCAAGGTTTCTTTGACATCCCCGTAGACAACTTACCTGCAGGTCCGCTGCTGGCGCAATACTTGCGCGCTAAAGGGCTATTTGCGGACGATGTGGTGGTGGTCTCACCGGATGTTGGGGGGGTAGAGCGCGCTACGCTGTTCGCTCACATGTTACAGGCTGGCTTGGCAATTTTTGCCAAACACCGCCCCGATGCCAATAAAAGTGAGATGGTCGCTATCATCGGTGAAGTGCGCGGCAAACGGGCGATTCTGGTGGACGACATCGTGGACACCGCCGGCACCATCACGCAAGCGGCGCAAGCGTTGATGCAAGAGGGGGCTGAAGAAGTTTACGCCTGTTGCACCCATCCCGTTCTCTCAGGTCCTGCCATAGAGCGGCTGCGCCGTTCGCCCATCAAGGAGTTGGTCGTGACGGACACGATCCCGTTGCCGCCGGACAAGCGTTTGTCTCAAATCACTGTCCTCTCCGTTGCCCCTCTGCTTGCGCAAGCTATTCGCAACATCCACGAGAACCGCTCCGTCAGTGCGCTCATCCGTGAACTCACGGTTTAG